A part of Xenopus tropicalis strain Nigerian chromosome 4, UCB_Xtro_10.0, whole genome shotgun sequence genomic DNA contains:
- the aktip gene encoding AKT-interacting protein isoform X2 produces the protein MWMVSNLLLLKARSQMMMNPFWNMSSAAVRKRSDNDEKIATGDQKISPPRSSSAKKQLPSIPKNAVPITKPISPSPSVQPTNGTHASYGPFYLEYSLLAEFTLVVKQKLPGVYVQPSYRSALMWFGVIFIRHGLYQDGVFKFTVYIPDNYPDGECPRLVFDVPVFHPLVDPVSGELDVKRAFTKWRRNHNHIWQVLMYARRIFYKIDTTSPLNPEAAVLYEKDVQLFKSKVVDSVKLCNSHLFDQPKIEDPYAIIFSPWNPVLHDDARERMLAQKKSEEQSKGLHVSGLSWVKPGSVLPFSKEENSLQT, from the exons ATGTGGATGGTAAGTAACTTACTGCTGT TAAAAGCAAGATCTCAAATGATGATGAACCCTTTCTGGAACATGTCGTCAGCTGCTGTTCGCAAG AGATCTGATAATGATGAGAAGATTGCGACAGGAGACCAAAAGATAAGCCCGCCTCGTTCTTCTTCTGCCAAGAAACAACTACCTTCTATACCCAAGAATGCAGTTCCTATCACAAagcccatatccccatccccatCTGTACAGCCCACTAATGGGACCCACGCATCTTATGGTCCTTTTTATCTGGAGTACTCCCTTCTAGCAGAGTT CACATTGGTGGTAAAGCAGAAGTTGCCTGGTGTTTATGTGCAGCCTTCATACCGCTCAGCATtaa TGTGGTTTGGTGTCATATTTATAAGACACGGACTTTACCAGGATGGCGTATTTAAATTCACGGTTTATATTCCTGATAACTACCCTGATGGTGAATGTCCG CGGCTTGTGTTTGACGTCCCAGTCTTTCACCCATTAGTTGACCCAGTTTCTGGGGAGCTGGATGTTAAACGCGCATTTACAAAATGGAG GAGAAACCATAATCACATATGGCAAGTGCTGATGTATGCACGCAGAATATTCTACAAAATAGACACTACCAGTCCGCTAAATCCAGAAGCTGCTGTACT ATATGAGAAGGATGTTCAGCTATTCAAGAGCAAGGTGGTAGACAGTGTTAAACTATGCAACAGCCACTTGTTTGACCAGCCTAAAATTGAGGATCCCTATGCAATTAT tttctctCCCTGGAACCCAGTACTGCACGATGATGCCAGAGAAAGAATGTTAGCACAAAAA AAGTCAGAAGAGCAAAGCAAAGGTCTCCATGTGTCTGGCCTGTCTTGGGTGAAGCCTGGCTCTGTTTTACCCTTCAGCAAAGAGGAGAATTCATTGCAGACCTAG
- the aktip gene encoding AKT-interacting protein isoform X1 codes for MWMVSNLLLLKARSQMMMNPFWNMSSAAVRKRSDNDEKIATGDQKISPPRSSSAKKQLPSIPKNAVPITKPISPSPSVQPTNGTHASYGPFYLEYSLLAEFTLVVKQKLPGVYVQPSYRSALMWFGVIFIRHGLYQDGVFKFTVYIPDNYPDGECPRLVFDVPVFHPLVDPVSGELDVKRAFTKWRRNHNHIWQVLMYARRIFYKIDTTSPLNPEAAVLYEKDVQLFKSKVVDSVKLCNSHLFDQPKIEDPYAIIFSPWNPVLHDDARERMLAQKKKSEEQSKGLHVSGLSWVKPGSVLPFSKEENSLQT; via the exons ATGTGGATGGTAAGTAACTTACTGCTGT TAAAAGCAAGATCTCAAATGATGATGAACCCTTTCTGGAACATGTCGTCAGCTGCTGTTCGCAAG AGATCTGATAATGATGAGAAGATTGCGACAGGAGACCAAAAGATAAGCCCGCCTCGTTCTTCTTCTGCCAAGAAACAACTACCTTCTATACCCAAGAATGCAGTTCCTATCACAAagcccatatccccatccccatCTGTACAGCCCACTAATGGGACCCACGCATCTTATGGTCCTTTTTATCTGGAGTACTCCCTTCTAGCAGAGTT CACATTGGTGGTAAAGCAGAAGTTGCCTGGTGTTTATGTGCAGCCTTCATACCGCTCAGCATtaa TGTGGTTTGGTGTCATATTTATAAGACACGGACTTTACCAGGATGGCGTATTTAAATTCACGGTTTATATTCCTGATAACTACCCTGATGGTGAATGTCCG CGGCTTGTGTTTGACGTCCCAGTCTTTCACCCATTAGTTGACCCAGTTTCTGGGGAGCTGGATGTTAAACGCGCATTTACAAAATGGAG GAGAAACCATAATCACATATGGCAAGTGCTGATGTATGCACGCAGAATATTCTACAAAATAGACACTACCAGTCCGCTAAATCCAGAAGCTGCTGTACT ATATGAGAAGGATGTTCAGCTATTCAAGAGCAAGGTGGTAGACAGTGTTAAACTATGCAACAGCCACTTGTTTGACCAGCCTAAAATTGAGGATCCCTATGCAATTAT tttctctCCCTGGAACCCAGTACTGCACGATGATGCCAGAGAAAGAATGTTAGCACAAAAA AAGAAGTCAGAAGAGCAAAGCAAAGGTCTCCATGTGTCTGGCCTGTCTTGGGTGAAGCCTGGCTCTGTTTTACCCTTCAGCAAAGAGGAGAATTCATTGCAGACCTAG
- the aktip gene encoding AKT-interacting protein isoform X4 has translation MMMNPFWNMSSAAVRKRSDNDEKIATGDQKISPPRSSSAKKQLPSIPKNAVPITKPISPSPSVQPTNGTHASYGPFYLEYSLLAEFTLVVKQKLPGVYVQPSYRSALMWFGVIFIRHGLYQDGVFKFTVYIPDNYPDGECPRLVFDVPVFHPLVDPVSGELDVKRAFTKWRRNHNHIWQVLMYARRIFYKIDTTSPLNPEAAVLYEKDVQLFKSKVVDSVKLCNSHLFDQPKIEDPYAIIFSPWNPVLHDDARERMLAQKKSEEQSKGLHVSGLSWVKPGSVLPFSKEENSLQT, from the exons ATGATGATGAACCCTTTCTGGAACATGTCGTCAGCTGCTGTTCGCAAG AGATCTGATAATGATGAGAAGATTGCGACAGGAGACCAAAAGATAAGCCCGCCTCGTTCTTCTTCTGCCAAGAAACAACTACCTTCTATACCCAAGAATGCAGTTCCTATCACAAagcccatatccccatccccatCTGTACAGCCCACTAATGGGACCCACGCATCTTATGGTCCTTTTTATCTGGAGTACTCCCTTCTAGCAGAGTT CACATTGGTGGTAAAGCAGAAGTTGCCTGGTGTTTATGTGCAGCCTTCATACCGCTCAGCATtaa TGTGGTTTGGTGTCATATTTATAAGACACGGACTTTACCAGGATGGCGTATTTAAATTCACGGTTTATATTCCTGATAACTACCCTGATGGTGAATGTCCG CGGCTTGTGTTTGACGTCCCAGTCTTTCACCCATTAGTTGACCCAGTTTCTGGGGAGCTGGATGTTAAACGCGCATTTACAAAATGGAG GAGAAACCATAATCACATATGGCAAGTGCTGATGTATGCACGCAGAATATTCTACAAAATAGACACTACCAGTCCGCTAAATCCAGAAGCTGCTGTACT ATATGAGAAGGATGTTCAGCTATTCAAGAGCAAGGTGGTAGACAGTGTTAAACTATGCAACAGCCACTTGTTTGACCAGCCTAAAATTGAGGATCCCTATGCAATTAT tttctctCCCTGGAACCCAGTACTGCACGATGATGCCAGAGAAAGAATGTTAGCACAAAAA AAGTCAGAAGAGCAAAGCAAAGGTCTCCATGTGTCTGGCCTGTCTTGGGTGAAGCCTGGCTCTGTTTTACCCTTCAGCAAAGAGGAGAATTCATTGCAGACCTAG
- the aktip gene encoding AKT-interacting protein isoform X3 — MMMNPFWNMSSAAVRKRSDNDEKIATGDQKISPPRSSSAKKQLPSIPKNAVPITKPISPSPSVQPTNGTHASYGPFYLEYSLLAEFTLVVKQKLPGVYVQPSYRSALMWFGVIFIRHGLYQDGVFKFTVYIPDNYPDGECPRLVFDVPVFHPLVDPVSGELDVKRAFTKWRRNHNHIWQVLMYARRIFYKIDTTSPLNPEAAVLYEKDVQLFKSKVVDSVKLCNSHLFDQPKIEDPYAIIFSPWNPVLHDDARERMLAQKKKSEEQSKGLHVSGLSWVKPGSVLPFSKEENSLQT; from the exons ATGATGATGAACCCTTTCTGGAACATGTCGTCAGCTGCTGTTCGCAAG AGATCTGATAATGATGAGAAGATTGCGACAGGAGACCAAAAGATAAGCCCGCCTCGTTCTTCTTCTGCCAAGAAACAACTACCTTCTATACCCAAGAATGCAGTTCCTATCACAAagcccatatccccatccccatCTGTACAGCCCACTAATGGGACCCACGCATCTTATGGTCCTTTTTATCTGGAGTACTCCCTTCTAGCAGAGTT CACATTGGTGGTAAAGCAGAAGTTGCCTGGTGTTTATGTGCAGCCTTCATACCGCTCAGCATtaa TGTGGTTTGGTGTCATATTTATAAGACACGGACTTTACCAGGATGGCGTATTTAAATTCACGGTTTATATTCCTGATAACTACCCTGATGGTGAATGTCCG CGGCTTGTGTTTGACGTCCCAGTCTTTCACCCATTAGTTGACCCAGTTTCTGGGGAGCTGGATGTTAAACGCGCATTTACAAAATGGAG GAGAAACCATAATCACATATGGCAAGTGCTGATGTATGCACGCAGAATATTCTACAAAATAGACACTACCAGTCCGCTAAATCCAGAAGCTGCTGTACT ATATGAGAAGGATGTTCAGCTATTCAAGAGCAAGGTGGTAGACAGTGTTAAACTATGCAACAGCCACTTGTTTGACCAGCCTAAAATTGAGGATCCCTATGCAATTAT tttctctCCCTGGAACCCAGTACTGCACGATGATGCCAGAGAAAGAATGTTAGCACAAAAA AAGAAGTCAGAAGAGCAAAGCAAAGGTCTCCATGTGTCTGGCCTGTCTTGGGTGAAGCCTGGCTCTGTTTTACCCTTCAGCAAAGAGGAGAATTCATTGCAGACCTAG
- the aktip gene encoding AKT-interacting protein, translated as MNPFWNMSSAAVRKRSDNDEKIATGDQKISPPRSSSAKKQLPSIPKNAVPITKPISPSPSVQPTNGTHASYGPFYLEYSLLAEFTLVVKQKLPGVYVQPSYRSALMWFGVIFIRHGLYQDGVFKFTVYIPDNYPDGECPRLVFDVPVFHPLVDPVSGELDVKRAFTKWRRNHNHIWQVLMYARRIFYKIDTTSPLNPEAAVLYEKDVQLFKSKVVDSVKLCNSHLFDQPKIEDPYAIIFSPWNPVLHDDARERMLAQKKSEEQSKGLHVSGLSWVKPGSVLPFSKEENSLQT; from the exons ATGAACCCTTTCTGGAACATGTCGTCAGCTGCTGTTCGCAAG AGATCTGATAATGATGAGAAGATTGCGACAGGAGACCAAAAGATAAGCCCGCCTCGTTCTTCTTCTGCCAAGAAACAACTACCTTCTATACCCAAGAATGCAGTTCCTATCACAAagcccatatccccatccccatCTGTACAGCCCACTAATGGGACCCACGCATCTTATGGTCCTTTTTATCTGGAGTACTCCCTTCTAGCAGAGTT CACATTGGTGGTAAAGCAGAAGTTGCCTGGTGTTTATGTGCAGCCTTCATACCGCTCAGCATtaa TGTGGTTTGGTGTCATATTTATAAGACACGGACTTTACCAGGATGGCGTATTTAAATTCACGGTTTATATTCCTGATAACTACCCTGATGGTGAATGTCCG CGGCTTGTGTTTGACGTCCCAGTCTTTCACCCATTAGTTGACCCAGTTTCTGGGGAGCTGGATGTTAAACGCGCATTTACAAAATGGAG GAGAAACCATAATCACATATGGCAAGTGCTGATGTATGCACGCAGAATATTCTACAAAATAGACACTACCAGTCCGCTAAATCCAGAAGCTGCTGTACT ATATGAGAAGGATGTTCAGCTATTCAAGAGCAAGGTGGTAGACAGTGTTAAACTATGCAACAGCCACTTGTTTGACCAGCCTAAAATTGAGGATCCCTATGCAATTAT tttctctCCCTGGAACCCAGTACTGCACGATGATGCCAGAGAAAGAATGTTAGCACAAAAA AAGTCAGAAGAGCAAAGCAAAGGTCTCCATGTGTCTGGCCTGTCTTGGGTGAAGCCTGGCTCTGTTTTACCCTTCAGCAAAGAGGAGAATTCATTGCAGACCTAG